Proteins encoded in a region of the Streptomyces sp. NBC_00258 genome:
- a CDS encoding AMP-binding protein, with translation MTPTTSAPSPTDTAGVTETEAGNLASGLAALAEAQGWTDRPAFHQGHRAWTHGEVHDLAARAAGVLADHGVCPGDRVLLALPDSLAWVTAFLATARLGAVAVLVNPELPSADHEFMAEDAGAALCVTGPGLEERFAGRTRLGADQLVALTRSTPPTTGAHPAGPRTPLYIQYTSGTTGTPKGVVHCHGDPGTYHELIGDRLLRITPDDVTLSVSKMFFAYGFGNAFVFPLFSGSSAVLVDRRPSPAAVDELVARHRVTLLYSVPSAYAALVADRADGHAACFASVRVAVSAGEGMPAGLGERVTELLGAPVLEQIGSTEAGHAFCANSLDANTPGTVGRPVPGFDVELRDRAGHPVPDGSEGELWVKGPTLTPGYLNLPGETDRVLVDGWLNTRDRARREPDGTYRHLGRADDMELVGGITVSPLEVEAVLRKHPAVREVAVAAVTDERGATALRAYVVIGVSSSTAPTFAATRSGLESELIGLAREHLAAFKAPRTVHVVPSLPRTPTGKLRRHLVRQGAW, from the coding sequence ATGACGCCCACGACCTCCGCCCCGAGCCCCACCGACACGGCCGGTGTCACCGAGACCGAGGCCGGGAACCTGGCCTCCGGGCTGGCCGCGCTGGCCGAAGCCCAGGGCTGGACCGACCGGCCCGCCTTCCACCAGGGTCACCGGGCCTGGACCCACGGCGAGGTGCACGACCTCGCCGCCCGCGCGGCCGGCGTGCTGGCCGACCACGGTGTCTGCCCCGGCGACCGGGTGCTGCTCGCGCTGCCCGACTCCCTCGCCTGGGTGACGGCGTTCCTGGCCACCGCCCGGCTCGGCGCGGTCGCGGTCCTCGTCAATCCCGAACTGCCCTCGGCCGACCACGAGTTCATGGCCGAGGACGCCGGAGCCGCCCTGTGCGTGACCGGGCCGGGACTGGAGGAGCGGTTCGCCGGGCGGACCCGGCTGGGCGCCGACCAGCTCGTCGCACTCACCCGCAGCACGCCGCCGACCACCGGCGCCCACCCGGCCGGACCACGCACCCCCCTCTACATCCAGTACACCTCCGGAACGACCGGCACCCCCAAGGGAGTTGTGCACTGCCACGGCGACCCCGGGACGTACCACGAACTCATCGGCGACCGGCTGCTGCGGATCACCCCGGACGACGTCACCCTCTCGGTGTCGAAAATGTTCTTCGCGTACGGCTTCGGCAACGCCTTCGTCTTCCCGCTCTTCTCGGGATCCTCCGCCGTACTGGTCGACCGGCGCCCCTCACCCGCCGCGGTGGACGAACTCGTCGCCCGCCACCGGGTGACCCTGCTCTACTCCGTCCCCTCCGCGTACGCGGCCCTGGTCGCCGACCGGGCCGACGGACACGCCGCCTGCTTCGCCTCCGTACGCGTGGCGGTGTCGGCCGGTGAGGGCATGCCCGCCGGACTCGGCGAGCGCGTCACCGAACTGCTCGGCGCACCCGTCCTGGAACAGATCGGCTCCACAGAGGCAGGGCACGCCTTCTGCGCCAACAGCCTCGACGCCAACACCCCCGGCACGGTCGGCCGCCCGGTCCCCGGCTTCGACGTGGAACTGCGCGACCGCGCAGGACACCCGGTGCCGGACGGCTCGGAGGGCGAACTCTGGGTCAAGGGGCCGACGTTGACCCCCGGCTACCTGAACCTGCCGGGGGAGACGGACCGCGTCCTCGTCGACGGCTGGCTCAACACCCGGGACCGCGCGCGGCGCGAACCGGACGGTACCTACCGTCACTTGGGCCGGGCCGACGACATGGAGCTGGTCGGCGGCATCACCGTCTCCCCACTGGAGGTGGAGGCCGTGCTGCGCAAGCATCCGGCGGTACGCGAGGTCGCCGTGGCGGCCGTCACCGACGAGCGCGGCGCGACCGCTCTGCGGGCCTACGTCGTCATCGGCGTGTCGTCCTCGACCGCCCCCACCTTCGCAGCGACCAGGTCCGGCCTGGAGTCCGAACTCATCGGCCTGGCCCGCGAACACCTCGCCGCCTTCAAGGCCCCCAGAACGGTCCACGTCGTGCCGTCACTGCCCCGCACCCCGACCGGCAAGCTCCGCCGCCACCTCGTACGCCAGGGCGCGTGGTGA
- a CDS encoding class I adenylate-forming enzyme family protein, giving the protein MPQPQSLLSDRGFYLGPMFQQATARHGAVPVTLDRPLDVNPDLGLDLSYPVLAALVEDLSGRLWEAGVRPSEQVVVHKTDNVDIVLLTCAVSRIGAVPVLLSPGLQGPVVGQLLKRLRDPWLLTDRAKLTGPLKDIEVARLVRQTLSVDDAPGAVPLDKYAGAPPHGPVRLHPREPALITHSSGTTGIPKLAVHCPNTMWNRLVPQKAMGWPTRGETAALHMSFVHSRFYHLLGVLLHFGSPLLFITDPEPAAAGPLLARHRPGIVETHPNTFVLWEELADAPGAPLARVRSYGSTFDAIHPRTVQRLLGASNRRSPWLMQLYGQSETGPVAFQWYTRRSAARADGRRVGIGIPGFTRVRIADSEGRRTQPGTAGRIEARTRGRILTYLGAQDQYDRQLGDGWWQMGDMGYRNRWGALYLIDREIDQIDSVHSNLEIEDTLMSRLDELREVVIVPGVDREPVPVVCVRGEQPLDLRRWHEATVDLPRMAGPRQWRFDELPMTSTWKVKRVEITRMLAESATATTEHPGGA; this is encoded by the coding sequence ATGCCACAGCCGCAGTCCCTGCTCTCCGATCGTGGGTTCTACCTCGGCCCGATGTTCCAGCAGGCCACCGCCCGGCACGGAGCCGTCCCGGTCACCCTGGACCGGCCGCTGGACGTCAACCCCGACCTCGGTCTCGACCTCAGCTACCCGGTCCTGGCCGCCCTCGTCGAGGACCTGTCCGGGCGGCTGTGGGAGGCCGGCGTCCGGCCCTCCGAGCAGGTCGTCGTCCACAAGACGGACAACGTCGACATCGTCCTGCTGACCTGTGCCGTCTCCCGGATCGGCGCCGTCCCCGTCCTGCTCTCACCGGGCCTGCAGGGCCCTGTCGTCGGCCAGCTCCTGAAGCGGCTCCGCGACCCCTGGCTGCTCACCGACCGGGCGAAGCTCACCGGACCGCTCAAGGACATCGAGGTCGCCCGGCTCGTCCGGCAGACCCTCAGCGTGGACGACGCTCCCGGAGCGGTCCCGCTGGACAAGTACGCCGGAGCCCCGCCCCACGGACCCGTCCGGCTGCACCCGCGCGAACCCGCGCTCATCACCCACAGTTCGGGCACGACGGGCATCCCCAAGCTCGCCGTGCACTGCCCGAACACCATGTGGAACCGGCTCGTACCGCAGAAGGCCATGGGCTGGCCCACCCGCGGCGAGACGGCCGCCCTGCACATGTCCTTCGTGCACTCGCGCTTCTACCACCTGCTCGGCGTACTGCTGCACTTCGGCAGCCCGCTGCTGTTCATCACCGACCCCGAGCCCGCCGCCGCGGGTCCGCTGCTCGCCCGGCACCGTCCCGGGATCGTCGAGACCCACCCCAACACCTTCGTACTCTGGGAGGAGTTGGCCGACGCCCCCGGCGCACCGCTGGCCCGCGTCCGCTCGTACGGCAGCACGTTCGACGCGATCCACCCGCGCACCGTGCAGCGGCTGCTCGGCGCGTCGAACCGGCGCTCGCCCTGGCTGATGCAGCTGTACGGGCAGAGCGAGACGGGCCCGGTCGCCTTCCAGTGGTACACGCGCCGCAGCGCGGCCAGGGCGGACGGCCGCCGCGTTGGCATCGGCATCCCCGGCTTCACCCGGGTCCGGATCGCGGACAGCGAGGGACGGCGCACCCAGCCCGGGACAGCGGGCCGCATCGAGGCGCGCACCAGGGGCCGGATCCTCACCTACCTCGGCGCCCAGGACCAGTACGACCGTCAACTGGGCGACGGCTGGTGGCAGATGGGCGACATGGGCTATCGGAACCGATGGGGCGCCCTCTATCTGATCGACCGTGAGATCGACCAGATCGACTCCGTGCACAGCAACCTGGAGATCGAGGACACGCTGATGTCCCGCCTCGACGAACTGCGCGAGGTCGTCATCGTGCCCGGCGTCGACCGGGAGCCGGTCCCGGTGGTGTGCGTCCGGGGCGAACAGCCCCTCGACCTCAGGCGCTGGCACGAGGCCACCGTCGACCTGCCCAGGATGGCCGGCCCACGGCAGTGGCGGTTCGACGAACTGCCGATGACCTCCACCTGGAAGGTCAAGCGGGTGGAGATCACCCGCATGCTCGCCGAGAGCGCGACCGCCACCACCGAGCATCCCGGCGGCGCCTGA
- a CDS encoding FAD-dependent monooxygenase → MNPVIVVGAGPVGMSAALGLRAHGLPVTLVEADPQGRERPGSRALFVHKETLQLLEGMRPGLAAHITSYGRTWQTKRTLYRGREVYARTFPPPSFPPPFTSLRQVDTERFLLAACESAGVDFAWDARVTGVKVTDSGVAVSSEDGRGWTGTHVIAADGARSAVRRELDIPMEGTRSEGFHVVVDVSDIPGADLPLERVFHYEHPGVGGRSVMRVPFTGGFQVDLQCHDDDAQESYGTEEAVRRWLPAVVGEGYADRILWVSTYHFLRKVAATFTDDEHRVLLVGEAAHLFPPFGARGMNSGIADAAAAAAAVAAGTTEAVAEFAAARRTAAHFNSAAAGTALDHLRPSRRTVRAKQWAAAALAPVLPWCGAWLEHAPYGPRHGSPASAGRKY, encoded by the coding sequence GTGAACCCTGTCATCGTCGTGGGCGCCGGGCCCGTGGGAATGTCGGCCGCACTCGGCCTGCGCGCCCACGGACTCCCGGTCACCCTCGTGGAAGCGGACCCGCAGGGACGCGAACGGCCGGGCAGCCGCGCCCTGTTCGTCCACAAGGAGACCCTGCAACTGCTCGAAGGGATGCGCCCCGGTCTTGCCGCCCACATCACGTCGTACGGACGGACCTGGCAGACCAAACGCACCCTGTACCGGGGCCGCGAGGTGTACGCCAGGACGTTCCCGCCGCCGTCCTTCCCGCCCCCCTTCACGAGTCTGCGGCAGGTGGACACCGAGCGGTTCCTGCTCGCGGCCTGCGAGTCGGCCGGGGTGGACTTCGCGTGGGACGCGCGCGTGACGGGCGTCAAGGTCACCGACTCCGGGGTCGCGGTGAGCAGCGAGGACGGACGCGGCTGGACGGGCACCCATGTCATCGCCGCCGACGGTGCCCGCTCGGCGGTCCGGCGGGAGCTGGACATCCCCATGGAGGGCACCCGTTCGGAGGGCTTCCACGTCGTGGTGGACGTGTCCGACATCCCTGGCGCCGACCTGCCGCTGGAGCGGGTCTTCCACTACGAGCACCCGGGTGTCGGCGGCCGCAGCGTCATGCGCGTGCCGTTCACCGGCGGCTTCCAGGTCGACCTGCAGTGCCATGACGACGACGCGCAGGAGTCCTACGGCACCGAGGAGGCGGTACGGCGATGGCTGCCCGCGGTCGTGGGGGAGGGGTACGCCGACCGGATCCTGTGGGTGTCGACATACCACTTTCTCCGCAAGGTCGCGGCGACCTTCACCGACGATGAGCACCGGGTGCTCCTCGTCGGCGAGGCGGCCCACCTCTTTCCGCCCTTCGGTGCCCGCGGCATGAACAGCGGCATCGCGGACGCGGCGGCGGCAGCGGCGGCCGTGGCCGCCGGCACCACGGAGGCGGTCGCGGAGTTCGCGGCGGCCCGGCGGACGGCGGCCCATTTCAACAGCGCGGCGGCCGGCACTGCACTGGACCATCTGCGGCCCAGCCGTCGGACCGTACGGGCGAAACAGTGGGCCGCGGCGGCCCTGGCACCCGTACTGCCCTGGTGCGGGGCCTGGTTGGAACACGCACCGTACGGCCCCAGGCACGGATCACCGGCGAGCGCCGGCCGGAAGTACTGA
- a CDS encoding aminotransferase class IV: protein MTQPATAEGLLAWMPGRGLIAGLAADTQLLVADSWLVRDGQVRGLDRHRERFLRACGDCGGPSPDQLDEFWRDMIAALPRTGSWFPRVELVAGSLQLRLLLRYAPPIAPEVRVWAAGQPDPRTVPRRKGPDLDVLARVRQRARGQGAEEAVLIAPSGLVLEGATSSLLWWEDDTLCLPPQQLPILAGVTTALIQERAVHGGIRMAHRERTLEQLAGREVWLVNALHGIRPVIGWEGRPMEVGQDLFAKEWREWLDGLMEPLPAA from the coding sequence ATGACACAACCGGCAACCGCAGAGGGACTGTTGGCGTGGATGCCCGGCCGTGGGCTGATCGCCGGCCTGGCGGCCGACACCCAGCTGCTGGTCGCGGACTCCTGGCTGGTCAGGGACGGCCAGGTGCGCGGACTCGACCGGCACCGCGAGCGGTTCCTGCGGGCCTGCGGCGACTGCGGAGGTCCGTCCCCCGATCAACTCGACGAGTTCTGGCGGGACATGATCGCCGCGCTGCCCCGTACGGGATCATGGTTCCCGCGCGTCGAACTCGTGGCCGGCTCCCTCCAGTTGCGGCTGCTCCTGAGGTACGCACCGCCGATCGCTCCGGAGGTACGGGTGTGGGCGGCCGGCCAGCCGGACCCGAGAACCGTGCCGCGCCGCAAGGGACCGGACCTGGACGTGCTGGCCCGGGTTCGGCAGCGGGCGAGGGGACAGGGCGCGGAGGAGGCCGTACTGATCGCCCCCTCGGGCCTGGTGCTGGAGGGGGCGACCTCCAGCTTGCTGTGGTGGGAGGACGACACCCTGTGCCTGCCCCCGCAGCAACTGCCGATCCTCGCCGGTGTCACCACGGCCCTCATCCAGGAGCGGGCCGTCCACGGCGGGATCCGGATGGCCCACCGCGAGCGGACCCTGGAGCAGCTCGCCGGGCGGGAGGTGTGGCTGGTGAACGCCCTGCACGGAATCCGGCCCGTGATCGGCTGGGAAGGCCGGCCGATGGAAGTGGGTCAGGACCTCTTCGCCAAGGAATGGCGGGAATGGCTCGACGGCCTGATGGAGCCCCTGCCGGCTGCCTGA